The following coding sequences lie in one Desmodus rotundus isolate HL8 chromosome 1, HLdesRot8A.1, whole genome shotgun sequence genomic window:
- the CEP20 gene encoding centrosomal protein 20 isoform X2, with protein MATVSELKAVLKDTLEKRGVLGHLKARIRAEVFNALDDENEPRPTLSHENLLINELIREYLEFNKYKYTASVLIAESGQPVVPLDRQFLIRELNAFEESKDNTIPLLYGILAHFLHGIKDGIQNTFLKGSSLQPPNPNLGRQPSGRKQMDGHLRKEKGKNTNIENLHISQTVKR; from the exons ATGGCGACTGTCAGCGAACTGAAAGCTG TTTTAAAGGATACCTTGGAAAAAAGGGGAGTCTTAGGGCATTTAAAAGCGAGAATTCGAGCTGAAGTTTTCAATGCCCTAGATGATGAAAATGAACCCCGACCAACATTGTCTCATGAAAACCTTCTTATTAATGAATTAATTCGGGAGTATTTGGAATTCAACAAATATAAGTATACAGCATCTGTCCTCATAGCAG AATCTGGTCAACCTGTAGTTCCATTGGACAGGCAATTTCTCATCCGTGAACTAAATGCATTTGAAGAATCAAAGGATAATACAat ACCTCTTTTATATGGGATTTTAGCTCACTTCTTGCATGGAATTAAGGATGGCATCCAAAATACATTTCTGAAAGGATCTTCACTTCAGCCTCCAAATCCAAATCTTGGTAGACAACCTAGTGGAAGAAAGCAAATGG ATGGCCACCtaagaaaagagaaggggaaaaatacTAATATTGAAAATCTTCATATTTCTCAAACTGTGAAGAGATGA
- the CEP20 gene encoding centrosomal protein 20 isoform X1: protein MATVSELKAVLKDTLEKRGVLGHLKARIRAEVFNALDDENEPRPTLSHENLLINELIREYLEFNKYKYTASVLIAESGQPVVPLDRQFLIRELNAFEESKDNTIPLLYGILAHFLHGIKDGIQNTFLKGSSLQPPNPNLGRQPSGRKQMVPETSESQVQVNEALGAYSVENSVEDSEMRMTAEPIEEQ from the exons ATGGCGACTGTCAGCGAACTGAAAGCTG TTTTAAAGGATACCTTGGAAAAAAGGGGAGTCTTAGGGCATTTAAAAGCGAGAATTCGAGCTGAAGTTTTCAATGCCCTAGATGATGAAAATGAACCCCGACCAACATTGTCTCATGAAAACCTTCTTATTAATGAATTAATTCGGGAGTATTTGGAATTCAACAAATATAAGTATACAGCATCTGTCCTCATAGCAG AATCTGGTCAACCTGTAGTTCCATTGGACAGGCAATTTCTCATCCGTGAACTAAATGCATTTGAAGAATCAAAGGATAATACAat ACCTCTTTTATATGGGATTTTAGCTCACTTCTTGCATGGAATTAAGGATGGCATCCAAAATACATTTCTGAAAGGATCTTCACTTCAGCCTCCAAATCCAAATCTTGGTAGACAACCTAGTGGAAGAAAGCAAATGG TGCCAGAGACATCAGAGAGTCAAGTTCAAGTCAATGAAGCTTTGGGTGCCTATTCTGTGGAAAACTCTGTGGAAGACTCAGAAATGAGGATGACTGCTGAACCAATAGAAGAACAGTGA